The Anopheles coluzzii chromosome 2, AcolN3, whole genome shotgun sequence genome window below encodes:
- the LOC120949242 gene encoding transcription factor Ken 2, with product MLGVRMLMLHYSKHGECILQEIGAAFRGEHATDLLLICDGKETVRAHKLVLAAASPLIRMILEETPMLEGETTVYFPDVQVCYFRLLLDFLYSGQVYVPANEVHHLQDLLALLQIKPSIWKNSDCSNDSESQKSEPLVDINRNEGIGALDHRRRRTKSQDHSGSRDASPASRRINVKREHHSAGSSEDGGDREDTDYMDEVDEAIIKSNNNLQQINRHDEDDGGGSATGGGGIGIAGDEAGSTAGEARSESSSSRGGDVTVEASRSSNVDRRTPSARHSGEGSGCDPDPEDDEDFELDVEDRDMMDDGARAEAISRTPNSAGGSDTLRSRRRSSSDPVNLSIVKQQQQQQQQQDGDSDDANIDVETIGNAPTKNLLPPRYLDPFRTKRKAYYIHSDAESLKPLEHELLHGSPDNYVVTPHRKRRPGFHNSPAQNPPFVPSYLEDIRTRKCFLSAPPTYLPDARPGSPGTPRPTDIAALGNNHSSSNNNNNNNNTSSNNNNRIRPPSADNKLAVAPFVYPWPSAALAALPGGPADLLAVPYLHAASANTDTKPAELIQQMKNFESSQAEAVLSARLGGGGSACGGSGASAASSLTGTGSGSTASGGGGTVGGGLSSGNTPVREYRCEYCGKQFGMSWNLKTHLRVHTGEKPFACRLCVAMFKQKAHLLKHLCSVHRNIINSPEAGGRYTCCFCTLYFETLQELVRHLSGHHNNLLLSKNLHE from the exons TTAGAATGCTGATGCTGCACTATAGCAAACACGGCGAGTGCATACTCCAGGAAATTGGTGCAGCATTTCGCGGAGAGCATGCGACAGATCTGCTACTCATCTGTGATGGCAAGGagactgtgcgagcacacaaGTTGGTACTGGCGGCTGCCAGTCCACTCATACG AATGATTTTGGAAGAGACTCCGATGCTGGAGGGCGAAACCACCGTTTACTTCCCGGATGTGCAGGTGTGTTACTTCCGGCTGCTGCTCGACTTCCTGTACTCCGGGCAAGTGTACGTGCCCGCAAACGAGGTGCACCACCTGCAAGATCTCTTAGCGTTACTACAAATTAAGCCCAGCATCTGGAAAAACTCCGACTGCTCCAACGACAGTG AATCGCAAAAGTCAGAACCCTTGGTAGATATCAACCGGAATGAGGGTATCGGAGCACTGGATCATCGTCGGAGGCGCACAAAGAGTCAGGATCATTCGGGTTCGCGCGACGCCAGTCCAGCCAGCCGAAGGATAAACGTTAAACGAGAGCACCATTCTGCGGGCAGCTCGGAGGATGGTGGTGACCGTGAGGATACCGATTACATGGACGAGGTCGATGAAGCGATCAtcaagagcaacaacaacttgCAGCAAATCAATCGGCACGATGAAGATGACGGTGGCGGAAGTGCAACCGGTGGGGGTGGGATTGGTATCGCGGGCGACGAAGCGGGCAGTACTGCCGGGGAGGCAAGGAGTGAATCGAGCAGCAGTCGTGGGGGTGATGTGACGGTTGAAGCTTCCCGCTCGTCGAACGTCGATCGGCGAACTCCCTCGGCAAGGCACAGCGGTGAAGGCAGTGGCTGTGATCCCGATCCGGAAGACGACGAAGATTTTGAGCTGGACGTGGAAGACCGCGACATGATGGACGATGGGGCGCGCGCTGAGGCGATCAGTCGAACGCCCAACAGTGCCGGTGGCAGTGATACGTTGCGCAGTCGAAGACGCAGCTCGTCCGATCCCGTCAATCTGTCCATcgtaaagcagcagcagcagcagcagcagcaacaggatgGAGATTCAGATGACGCAAACATCGATGTCGAAACGATAGGCAATGCACCGACGAAG AATCTGCTTCCTCCTCGATACTTGGATCCGTTTCGTACCAAGCGGAAAGCGTACTACATACATTCCGATGCCGAATCGCTGAAGCCACTCGAGCACGAACTGCTGCACGGCTCGCCGGACAACTATGTCGTGACTCCGCACCGGAAGCGACGGCCCGGATTTCACAACTCGCCGGCACAGAATCCACCCTTCGTGCCCAGCTATTTGGAGGATATTCGGACACGCAAGTGCTTCCTCTCTGCACCGCCGACGTATTTGCCAG ATGCACGACCCGGTTCACCTGGTACCCCTCGGCCCACCGACATTGCGGCGCTCGGTAACAACCATTCGTccagcaataacaacaacaacaacaacaacacaagcagcaacaacaacaatcggATACGTCCGCCCAGCGCGGACAACAAGCTTGCGGTTGCGCCGTTCGTCTATCCTTGGCCGTCCGCTGCACTGGCAGCATTGCCTGGTGGGCCGGCGGATTTGCTGGCGGTGCCGTATCTGCATGCGGCCAGTGCCAACACGGACACCAAACCTGCCGAGCTGATCCAGCAGATGAAAAACTTTGAAAGCAGCCAGGCCGAAGCAGTACTCAGTGCTCGTTTGGGCGGTGGGGGTAGCGCATGCGGTGGCAGTGGGGCTAGTGCGGCCAGTAGCCTCACCGGTACCGGTTCCGGTTCCACTGCcagtggtggcggtggaaCGGTAGGAGGCGGGCTGAGCAGTGGCAACACGCCAGTGCGCGAGTATCGTTGCGAGTACTGTGGCAAACAGTTTGGCATGTCCTGGAACCTAAAAACGCATCTGCGGGTGCACACGGGCGAAAAACCGTTTGCATGTCGGCTGTGCGTGGCAATGTTTAAGCAAAAGGCGCATCTGCTAAAGCACCTTTGCTCGGTGCATCGGAACATCATCAACTCACCGGAAGCGGGCGGACGGTATACCTGCTGCTTCTGTACACTGTACTTCGAGACGCTGCAGGAGCTGGTCCGCCATCTTTCCGGGCATCATAACAACCTGCTGCTGAGTAAAAATCTGCACGAATGA